AGGGGACAAGGGATGGGTATGATACAGAAAACTCTATAACAGGGGACAAAGATGGGACAGAGATGGGTGCAGTATGGGGGGAATGGTATAGGAGAGAATTGGGGATGAGTACGGTATAGAAAACTGTATAGTAGGGGCAGAAGATGGGTACAGTGTAGAGGAGAGCTGTATAGTGGGGGATTTGGGATGGGTACAGTATAGAAATCTGTATAGCAGGGTTGTGGGGATGCGTACAGTGTAGAGGGGAGCAGTGTAGTAGTGATACAAGCTGGGTACAATATAGAGAGGGAGCAGTATAGCAGAGGGCAGAGGATGAGTATGGCATAGGAAGCTGTATAGAATGGGCCTGGAGCTGGGTGCAGTATAGCAAAGGACTGTGGATGGGTACAGTACAGAGGGGTGCAGTATAgtggggaatggggaatgggTATAAGGTATAGGGGAGCAGTATAGCAGGGGACTGGGTACAGTATAGAGGAGGCCTGGACCTGGGCACAGTATAGAGGGGAAAGGGACTGGGGGTGGGCACAGGGATGAGTGCAGTATGGAGAGGAGCAGTATAGCAGGGACAGGGGCTGAGCCCCATGTGGCaggggagcagcacagcacGGGGTGATGGTCCCCAGAGGTGTTATAGAGGGGTCCcggtgctggtgctgagctgatGGGCGCATGGTGGGgcctgccccatcccatccccgTGTGTGGGGCCGCAGGAGCCGTGTCCACGCGGGGTGGTGACAGCGCTGTCCCCACAGGCCTGCGCAACGCCCCGCGCTGCTGGGACGTcatccagcccctgctctgcgCCGTCTACATGCCCAAGTGCGAGGACGGGCAGGTGGAGCTGCCCAGCCAGACCCTGTGCCAGGCCACCCGGGCACCGTGCACCATCGTGGAGCGCGAGCGCGGCTGGCCGGACTTCCTCAAGTGCACCACCGACCGCTTCCCCGAGGGATGCCCGGTACGGGGGGGATACCACGGGCTCCACATCCCCTTTAGTGACAGAGCCAAGCACgagcttgtgcccaggcagccaagaagccaccagcatcctggcctggctcagcaccagtgtggcagcagggccagggcagtgactgtcctcctgtgctgggcactggtgaggctgcacctcgaatcctgtgtcagttctgggcccctcactgcaagagagacattgaggtgctggagcggggccagagaagggccccggagctggtgcagggcctggagcacaagtgtgatgaggaacggctgagggacctgggggggtttggtctggagaagagaaggctcaggggggaccttctcgctctctgcaactgcctgacaggaggatggagccaggagggggctgctctctgctcccaaggaacaagggatgggacaagaggaaacggcctcaagcagcaccaggggaggtttagatggagattaggaacaattccttccccaaagggtgctcaggcattggaacaggctgcccagggcagggctggagtcaccgtccctgcaagtgttcacaccccgtgtagctgaggcctcagtgccagggattagtggtggccttggcagtgctggggaatggttggactcaatgagcttaaaggtcttttccaacccgtTTGATTCCATGACCCTCACGGGGCAGCGGGAGTGGGGAAATGCCGCCTGTCCCCAGCCCTCCACAGGGGACTGGCGTCCACAGCCTTCGCCATGAAggtgctgcctcctcctcacggcctctcttctcctctggCAGAACGAGGTGCAGAACATCAAGTTCAACAGCTCGGGGCAGTGCGAGGCGCCGCTGGTGAGGACGGACAACCCCAAGAGCTGGTACGAGGACGTGGAGGGTTGTGGCATCCAGTGCCAGAACCCGCTCTTCACCGAGAAGGAGCACCGCGAGATGCACGTCTACATCGCGGCCTTCAGCTCCGTCACCATCTTCTGCACCTTCTTCACCCTGGTGAGACGCGGGCGGACATGGGGAGGGGTCCCCAAAAGCGGACAAGGCACCAAACtgtccctttctcctctcccaccaGGCCACGTTTGTTGCTGACTGGAGGAACTCCAACCGCTACCCGGCCGTCATCCTCTTCTACGTCAACGCCTGCTTCTTCGTGGGCAGCATCGGTTGGTTGGCGCAGTTCATGGATGGAGCCCGTGACGAGATCGTGTGCCGGGCTGATGGCACCATGCGGCTGGGGGAACCCACGTACGTgccacctccatccccatcccaccacgGCCACATGCCGAGAGGTGTCCTCTAGATCCTTCATGCCTCTTGGATCTccatccccttcctcctccctgtcccttTGTGGAGTTGGTGACGCTCTTGTCTCACCTCACCCATAGCTCCAACGAGACGCTCTCCTGCGTCATCATCTTCGTCATCGTTTACTACTCGCTGATGTCGGGTGTCATCTGGTTTGTCATGCTGACCTACGCCTGGCACACCTCCTTCAAGGCTCTGGGCACCACCTACCAGCCGCTGGTGGGCAAGACCTCCTACTTCCACCTCATCACCTGGTCCATCCCCTTCGTCCTCACCGTGGCCATCCTGGCTGTGGCACAGGTACCGGCACCGCGATCCCGTCTCCTGGTGGTGACATGCACAGGGAGGGGTGGCCACAGCCACCTCACCCCCTTTGTCCCCATCTCTGCCAGGTGGATGGTGACTCCGTCAGTGGCATCTGCTTCGTGGGGTACAAGAACTACCGGTACCGGGCCGGCTTCGTCCTGGCGCCCATTGGGCTCGTCCTCATCGTGGGGGGCTACTTCCTCATCCGGGGTAGGTGTGGGACCACCCTGCCATGCGGATGGGGTGACGGTAGATGTCCCCCCCCAACCCTGACCACCTCATCCCTCCACCACAGGGGTCATGACGCTCTTCTCCATCAAGAGCAACCACCCCGGGCTGCTGAGCGAGAAGGCGGCCAGCAAGATCAACGAGACCATGCTGCGCCTGGGTGAGTGCTGCTCCCGTGGCACCATCCATGGGGATTGGAGTGGGAATGGGGACGCTTTGTCCCCTGGAAATCCCCAAAACCCCATCCCACATCCCAGGGGTGGCTGCAACAAGGGGCAAAGCTGTAGTGATGGAACACGGCTCCTGGTGTCTCTAGGGTCCAGCTAAATCAGAGGTGTTCACTTCTCTTCCAGGCATCTTTGGCTTCTTGGCCTTTGGCTTCGTCTTCATCACTTTTGGTTGCCACTTCTATGACTTCTTCAACCAGGCGGAGTGGGAACGCAGCTTTCGGGAATATGTCCTGTGAGTGGGATCgggatgaggatggggacagggacaggagGGCAAGAGGGATGCTCGTGGCATCCCAGCGCCTTGTGTTCAGTGGGGAACATAGAGGAGCCCCTTGTGCCCCACCAGTGTTCCCACCACATCTCGCTCTGCAGAGGTGTGTCACCGGGTGTCCCCTCCTCATGGCCAGTGTCCCATGTCTGTCCCACAGGTGTGAGGCCAACGTGACCATTGCCACACAGACCAACAAGCCCATCCCGGACTGTGAGATCAAGAACCGGCCGAGCCTGCTGGTGGAGAAGATCAACCTCTTCGCCATGTTCGGCACCGGCATCTCCATGAGCACGTGGGTCTGGACCAAGGCCACGCTGCTCATCTGGAAACGCACATGGTGCAGGTAGGACCCTGAGGATGTCACCCCTTCCAGCCCCATCCAACTACCTGAGGTGTTGGAGGTTGTCCCCAGGCTTTTGTCCCTCAATGAGTTGTGGGCTCACAGTAGATGGCAGTGTGGGAATGGGGTGGCCTCTCCCGCTTTGCAGGTGTCTCATGTCCTGTTTGTGGGACACCTCCATCCCCAGGGGACCCATCCAGCACAGTCCCCAGCCCTTGGTGTCCCTGTCCAGAGTGGGAGAGGGAGACGGGAAGGGTCCCTATGCCCTGAACCGCGATGTCCCCTGTTCCTGGGCCACCCCATGTCCCTGCTGTGACCTGCTGTGTCCCCAGGCTGACGGGGCAGAGCGACGACCAACCCAAGAGGATCAAGAAGAGCAAGATGATCGCAAAGGCCTTCTCCAAGCGCAAGGAGCTGCTGCGTGACCCGGGCCAGGAGCTGTCCTTCAGCATGCACACCGTGTCACACGATGGCCCCGTGGGTacgtgtcctgggctgcacccccagagcgtgagcagcgggttgagggaggggatcctgcccattcctctgctctgcgagaccccacttgcagcactgtgtgcagttctggggtccccaacatcagaaggacatggagctgttggagcaagtccagaggaggccacaaggatgatcaggggctggagcagctcccgtatggagacaggctgagaacattggggctgttgagcctggagaagagaagctgcgtggagacctcagagcagcttccagtgtctgaagggggctccatggatgctggagagggaccttcatcagggactggagtgatgggacaaggggtgatgggttcaaactgaaacaggggaagttcaggttggagataaggcagaagttcttcccttcTGGGggtgctggaatgggttgtccagagaggtggtagatgcctctgccctggcagtgttcaaggccaggttggacacaggggcttggagcaacctgctctagtggaaggtgtccctgcccatggcagggggctggaactggatgatcttttccaacccaacccattccatgactctGTGTGAGAGGGGGACGTCTTGGCAGCACCCCAgtgtccccattgtcccccatTGCCCAGACTCCCTGTTGTCCTTGCAGCCGGTTTAGCCTTTGACATCAACGAGCCATCAGCCGACGTGTCCTCAGCGTGGGCCCAGCACGTCACCAAGATGGTGGCCAGGAGAGGAGCCATCCTGCCCCAGGACATCTCCGTGACGCCCGTGGCGACGCCTGGCAAGTCCTTGGGGACCACGCGGGGAGGACGAGCCGGGCTGGGAGGTGCTGGGTCTATGgtggggggggcacagggcagGACATGGCCACTCTCACCCACCCCATCCCGTGTCCCACAGTGCCACCAGAGGAGAGAGCCAACCTCTGGGTGGTTGAAGCCGACGTCTCCCCCGAGCTGCAGAAGCGCAGCGGCcgcaggaagaagaggaggaagaagaagaagaaggaggtgAGCCCGGACCCCGAGCGCTGCCTGGCGGGGGGGTCCACAGCCCCCTTAGCACCCAGCACCGTCCCTCGCCTGCCCCGgctgcccccccagccctgcctggtcGCCTTCGCCCCCGACATGCTCCCGGGGCTCCCGCCTGAAGCTGCCTTCGCTGGGAGACCATGGGACAACCGCCGCAGAGCCAACGTCCTGCACCTCATCAGCAACCCCTTCTGCCCCGAGAACGGCTCCCTGGAGGAGGAGAGCCCCGGCCCCAGCTCCGGGCACCGGCAGCACAACGGGGTGCCGCTGTGGCCCCCCAGGCCGGACCCCCGCGACGGGGGGATGAGGACTCAGGGCCGACGGGCCGGCTTGGGCCCCATCCACTCCCGGACCAACCTGGTGGACGCGGAGCTGCTGGATGCGGATTCGGACTTCTGAGCCTGGTGGGATGTTGTGAGAGGATGGGGGTGGCCCCGAAGCCTCATCCAGTGCCAGCAGCTTGTGAGGGGACCTTGGAGCCCATCCTGACCTGCTGAGCTGGTCCTGAGCATCTCTTCGGCCCGGCCACCGCTGATTTCTCCCCTTGGAGGACGGTGTTTCTCCCCAGACAGACTCAATGCACATCCCAGCCCGACAAGATGCCAAGAGAAGGGTTTTGGGGTATCCCCACGGCATCACTGGGAGAAGAATTGGTGGAACAAACCCCATCCAGGTCCCGCAGGGATCTATGGAGAAGGGGGACACTGCCTTTGCCCCCCAGGACAGCGGTACCAGGCAGCGGGTGAGCACAGCTCGGGGTGGATTTTGGGGagctgcatcctgcatcccGGGGTGCCGGGacctgctgccccccccccactcACCCTCTGCCCCCACCGTGAGTAGATGGTACGTAGAGCTTCCACACACGTGTGCCAATAGTTGTATAATACACCGAGACGTGGTGCTGCAGCCAACGGGGTGAGCTGATCCCCCCTCACAGGgtgcagcagcaccctggggtgcacCCGTTTCTCTGGGTGCACCCCTCATTCCTTCAGGGGTCCCAAAGTGCCTTCCAGCTCCCTGGAGAGCTGCACCAGACCCATACCAAGGGGTTGGTGGGCTGGTGGGCCCTGACCACGGGAGGTGGGGAGTCACTTTGGGGTGCTCCCTGAGCCACGATGCCTAAACCAGAACCCAAACCAGGCGCTCTCTGGGTGCACCCACCCCCTGAGCAAAGCTTTTCGTTATGTTTTTAACTAAAACCCCCCCAATTTACATTAAACCCAGCCAAGTGCTGAGGTGGGagggctccagcccctgctggtGTTTTATATCTCTCCATCATCCCCCAAACCATCTTTATCAAAGCCCAGCAGGCTCCTGGTGTTCCCGCTATCCCAGTGACCTCCACGGGTGCCTTGGTTTTCGCTGTGTAAAGGAAAACCCTCCTGTATCAGTATTAAATTTACCACATTTCCAGTGCCAGCGACTGCCCTGGGCTCTTTGGGGAGGTATCAAGTGGGGGGAAAACGTTGCTCACTCCTTAAAAGGGCTCCAAATGCCTTAAAAATTACCTTAAACTGTTTTAAACCAGCTTTAAACTGTTTAAACCCGGGTTTAAACTgtttaaaaccagctttaaCACCCAGTCATGGCTATTTTGCCAGCAGAAGGCCTGTGCGAGGGGCTGGAAACGCCTGTGGGTGCTATAGGGCCTGTTTGGGGGGGCACTCGATGGGTTTTGGCAGCAAAATGGGGACCTGGGGGGGGCCCATTGCCAGCAGATGGCACTAGGGGCTTAGATATCCCCACATTCCCCTGAGCAccctggttttggggtgctgtgggtgcctTGGCTGGAGCGGGGTCCCACAGGGGCACCCGCAGCGCTGTGCTGTGTGGATGGAGCTTTTGGGGACTAAACATTGCTTTTGGGAAGGCCCTTGTTTGATTCCATGTGGTTATCCCGGAGACCAGGCACCTCTCCCAAGATTTGGGTGGAATTGGGCAGTGAAGGTTGCATTTCCCTATGGATTTGGCCActtttgctctgtgctgggggGGGTGAGCAGCAGGAAGCCACAGGGGTTCGTCAGGGGTGAAACTAAATGGTTTtctatctttattttatttttctgggcattctttaatctctttttatctatattttattttcggggccattttttcccctttttatctatattttatttttatggtctTTTTTATCCCCTTTCTCcatctctattttatttttacgggcttctctttgaaaagcaaaatgagtttGTAGCAGCTGCTCCTCCATGATAACGGAATTTTGAGACAAAAAGCTAAAATCCTTAATTCTGGAAACAAGAGGAGACATCCCAACCCCACCACATGCCCTGTTTTCATCCCAGATATCAAAAAAAGCCCCTGCATTTGGCACAGGCATGTGAGGTGCGAGTGGGAAAGGGACCGGAGACCCCCGGGGTAGCTGAGGCAGCCCCAGTGGAGGAGATggatggggctggaggaaggTCCCCTCCACCCTCAGCATCCTCATGCTGGGGTTTGGGACAaccctgctccctgtgccacGTCCTCTGGACCTCTCCCCAAGAGCATCTTCTCCCTCAAGCTCCCTCAGTGTTGGGATGTTTTAAGGACCTGAGGGAcaaaccttagagcagctccagggcctaaaggggctccaggaaacctggagaggggctttggacaagggatggagggacaggccaaggggaatggctttaacctgccagaggggagattgagatgagctctgaggcagaagctcttccctgtgagggtgctgaggcgctggcacagggtgcccagagaagctgtggctgccccatccctggcagtgttcaaggccaggttggacacaggggcttggagcaacctgctctagtggaaggtgtccctgcccggggcaggggttggagctggaggagctttaaggtcccttccaacacaaaccagtctggggttccATAAGGCTCCACAGGCTTCACTCTCTCAGCTCCTTTGTTGACCAAACCCAATTAATTTCCTCAGCTCTATCTGGAGTATCTTCAGGAAACAAAGGGAAGAGCTCAAATGGTCACATGTAAATAACATCCTCCTGCTTATTATCCTTTCCCCTTTCAGTGAGGAGCAATATTTGAGGCTCTACTTTACATTACAAAGGAACAAAGagcccttcctcttccccctgcttccctcccagTGTGCAACAGCCTTAATATCTTCCAGTTATTATTTGAAGCCAATCTCCTAAGGAAACGTTAGGCTTCTACGATTCCATGACCATGCACAGGAttacagaatcccagcctggtttgtgttggaagggagcttaaagctcctccagctccaacccctgccacgggcagggacaccttccactagagcaggttgctccaagcccctgtgtccaacctggccttgaacactgccagggatggggcagccacagcttctctgggaaaagtctgtgccagcgcctcagcaccctcacagggaagagcttctgcctcagagctcatctcaatctcccctctggcaggttaaagccattccccttggcctgtccctacaggcccttgtccaaagcccctctccaggtttcctggagcccctttaggcactggagctgctctaaggtctccccagagcgcagcagaggggcaggatcccctccctgagctgctgctcacgctctgggggtgcagcccagcacacgggggggttctgggctcaagcacacactgaagccgggtcatggggagcttctcctcatcCAACACCCCCAAAGTgctgtgcatgtgtctgtgtgtgtcagGCAccccctgtgctgtgctcagtGGGAGGCTGTGGACTTGCAGGCGAAGACTGCAAAGACTTCACATAAATCCAGCGTGAGCAGAGGAATTCCACACGTTTGTGCTCCCCTATCCCAACATTTTGCCTCTAAGTGGCTTTGAGAGGTGCAGGAGATGAAACCACAGAGGGTCCCACATCTCCCGAACACCCCAATGGTGTTCATGAGGGCCAGGCAGGGAGTTTCTAAGGAATGTGGATGCTATTCATGAGGAACACATTTAACCACTCGCCCCTGGGGACAGATGTTGGCACTGGCTGTCCATCTGGTTGCCTTTGCTGTAATTAAATGAGTCAAAACTACTACAGCGTGGGCTGGTCCTGGGGACATAGCCAGAACAAATCAATAATGCAGGAAAATGGGATTGCTCCTATCAAATATCCAAATGGCATTAGGTGGGGATAGGCTGAATCATCTGATATTCCTCTCCGTGGTTCCGGAGGTACAACTAAATGTTGTAGGGTGGTGCTGACTTCTGGTTTGGGATTATATAGATCTCAGTGGGAGCACAACCGTGCCTCTCACCTTGCTGCAGGGTATTGGAGTCTTGAGTTGAGAAACTTCCATACaaacctcttttttcccctcttcatgTCTGGAAGGCTCAGCCTTTGCAGTGGTGCTGAGGGAAGCTCTGTGACTGGATCCCCATGTGCCACAGGGCTGTTCTGCTCCCCTCAAATGGGATCAAGGAGGCACAAAGGATCCATGTGAGCACTCCATCCCCAACCCCAGCACACATCTGGCTGCTGGCTCCATGTTCCAGGGCTGCTTTTGGGATTGAACCTCACAGGAACAGGCAAATCCAGACTGGGAAGGTCTGTTTGGGCTCTGCTGACCCAGTAGCCAGCCCGGTCTCCTCCCAGGCAAGCACCCAGCATCACCACATGCTGTGCCCTGCCTTTGCTCCAGGATCCTGCAGCCATTTGACTCCTTTTCTATCTTAAATTCATTGTTTGTGGTCATCcttgacaggctgagaacattggggctgttgagcctggagaagagaagctgcgtggagacctcagagcagcttccagtgtctgaagggggctacaaggatgctggagagggaccttcatcagggactggagcgataggataaggggtgatgggttcaaactgaaacaggggaagttcaggttggagataaggcagaagctcttccctgtgagggtgctgaggcgctggcacagggtgcccagagaagctgtggctgccccatccctggcagtgttcaaggccaggttggacacaggggcttggagcaacctgctctagtggaaggtgtccctgcctgtggcaggggttggaactggaggagctttaagctcccttccaacacaaacccgATGATTCTATCCTTGGTAGCAGAAACCAGCCCATCTCCCGTGCAGGTCTACACGCAGCCACGTCTCAAGGCAAAGACTCACCTCTCAAAGGCTGCTCTGTGTGAAGGTGTCCCACATCTCCCAGGCAGCAGCGCTCCTGCCCCGCTGCCCGTCTCCGGTCCCTGGGCCGTGCTGCACACGGGGAAGGAGCCAGGCTCTCACAGAGCCCCGATTGTTCCAACCGCTCCATCCTCCCTCAAACCAAACGgcctctcccttcctctcctgaTAGCCCTTGTTTTCCCAGATAAATCCTcgagcacagcccagcacattGCTCTGGTTGTGTGGGGTGTTTGCTGGAGCTCTGGCGAGCTGTGATGGCTTTAGCACTCCAAAAGGAGAGTGGGGTGAGTGTGGGGAAGATCCTACACTGAGCCAGGACCAAACTTGGGGTCAGGATTTTgcccaagcagcagctccccccCCAGGTCAGGCAGGTTTTGGTCAGATCGTGGGATCCACGGCACCAAGAGAGGGTAATATCTGAAGGATTTCTGCCTTGGGCATCAGGACGAGCCCcactctgcagcagaagcacGATGCTCCAGGAGCTTTGCATGgagcctgctctgctcttaTGGTTCAAGCGTGCCTCTAAGGGGAGGGATATTCATCTGCTCCCACTCCAAATCCCTCCCACAGCAGCTTTCAAAGAATTTTGTTCTCAAAGGCCCCTTCTGAGACTCAGCTTTCTGATCCTAGGGAATGACGTGCTGTGAGACCCACACGCAGGTTCTGATTTCACCTCAATAGGAAATGGCATTAGCTGGATAAAGTCAAACCTTCCACGCACAAAGGGAcgtgctgcttctcctttagCTTCAATCCCCTTCACACATTCCTCCCTTcatcctctccctgcctctggTACAGGGTTGCCTTTGCAG
The window above is part of the Strigops habroptila isolate Jane chromosome 3, bStrHab1.2.pri, whole genome shotgun sequence genome. Proteins encoded here:
- the SMO gene encoding smoothened homolog produces the protein MAAQGGGWRWALALGMALALGGRRCPAAPLLNASAVPERCRRAASCEQLRFGSCLGSALPYAATSTLLATDSASQEEAHGKLLLWSGLRNAPRCWDVIQPLLCAVYMPKCEDGQVELPSQTLCQATRAPCTIVERERGWPDFLKCTTDRFPEGCPNEVQNIKFNSSGQCEAPLVRTDNPKSWYEDVEGCGIQCQNPLFTEKEHREMHVYIAAFSSVTIFCTFFTLATFVADWRNSNRYPAVILFYVNACFFVGSIGWLAQFMDGARDEIVCRADGTMRLGEPTSNETLSCVIIFVIVYYSLMSGVIWFVMLTYAWHTSFKALGTTYQPLVGKTSYFHLITWSIPFVLTVAILAVAQVDGDSVSGICFVGYKNYRYRAGFVLAPIGLVLIVGGYFLIRGVMTLFSIKSNHPGLLSEKAASKINETMLRLGIFGFLAFGFVFITFGCHFYDFFNQAEWERSFREYVLCEANVTIATQTNKPIPDCEIKNRPSLLVEKINLFAMFGTGISMSTWVWTKATLLIWKRTWCRLTGQSDDQPKRIKKSKMIAKAFSKRKELLRDPGQELSFSMHTVSHDGPVAGLAFDINEPSADVSSAWAQHVTKMVARRGAILPQDISVTPVATPVPPEERANLWVVEADVSPELQKRSGRRKKRRKKKKKEVSPDPERCLAGGSTAPLAPSTVPRLPRLPPQPCLVAFAPDMLPGLPPEAAFAGRPWDNRRRANVLHLISNPFCPENGSLEEESPGPSSGHRQHNGVPLWPPRPDPRDGGMRTQGRRAGLGPIHSRTNLVDAELLDADSDF